One Halobacterium zhouii genomic region harbors:
- a CDS encoding metal-dependent hydrolase, producing MNERGHIVNAVLLGAGIGFLLEPTLTVAALQSIITVSVPVVLGALVPDMDTSFGTHRKTLHNFVVLGIFAVFPYFIGNLQYVWLGVVTHYALDLLGNVRGMAVFYPFSSEEYDIPVGVPVTSKWADVVTLLVTAFELAVVAGIIRIGYSGFLQGPGFARLVESILV from the coding sequence ATGAACGAGCGAGGGCACATCGTGAACGCGGTGTTACTGGGCGCCGGCATCGGGTTCCTGCTCGAACCGACGCTCACCGTGGCAGCCCTCCAGAGCATCATCACCGTCAGCGTGCCCGTAGTTCTCGGGGCGCTCGTCCCCGACATGGACACGTCCTTCGGGACCCACCGGAAGACGCTCCACAACTTCGTTGTACTCGGCATCTTCGCAGTGTTCCCGTACTTCATCGGGAACCTCCAGTACGTGTGGCTCGGCGTCGTCACGCACTACGCGCTCGACCTGCTCGGGAACGTCCGCGGGATGGCCGTGTTCTACCCGTTCTCCAGCGAGGAGTACGACATCCCCGTCGGCGTGCCCGTCACGAGCAAGTGGGCCGACGTCGTCACGCTGCTGGTCACCGCCTTCGAACTCGCCGTTGTCGCGGGCATCATTCGCATCGGATACTCGGGGTTCCTGCAGGGCCCGGGGTTCGCGAGACTCGTCGAGTCGATTCTGGTCTGA
- a CDS encoding ferritin-like domain-containing protein, with protein sequence MTNDEVVRLLKKAYSDEIETVMNYLTNSIVLDGVRAEEIKESLKADIQEELGHAEQIGERLKQLDEAPPASADFEAHQDSLQPPADTTDVPSVIDGVLDAEEDAIDTYRSLIDAATDANDPVTEDLAVTILADEEAHRTEFRGFRKEYTND encoded by the coding sequence ATGACGAACGACGAGGTCGTCCGACTCCTCAAGAAGGCGTACAGCGACGAAATCGAGACCGTGATGAACTACCTCACGAACTCCATCGTGCTCGACGGCGTGCGCGCCGAGGAGATCAAGGAGTCACTGAAGGCAGACATCCAGGAGGAACTCGGGCACGCCGAACAGATCGGTGAGCGCCTGAAGCAACTCGACGAGGCGCCGCCCGCCTCCGCCGACTTCGAGGCCCACCAGGACTCGCTCCAGCCGCCAGCGGACACCACCGACGTGCCCTCGGTCATCGACGGCGTCCTCGACGCGGAGGAGGACGCCATCGACACGTACCGCTCGCTCATCGACGCGGCGACGGACGCGAACGACCCGGTCACCGAGGACCTCGCGGTGACCATCCTCGCCGACGAGGAGGCCCACCGTACGGAGTTCCGTGGGTTCCGGAAAGAGTACACGAACGACTGA
- a CDS encoding succinylglutamate desuccinylase/aspartoacylase family protein, with product MDTEAFTYDGGRVDPGERADIRYSISETYLGDPIRVPVSIVNGEADGPTVFLTAAAHGDELNGIEVVREVAYEWDLADLRGTLVCLPVLNVPGFIAQQRYLPIYDRDLNRSFPGSADSTSAKRMANRLFENFLEPCDVGLDFHTSTRGRTNMLHARADVANDEVDRLARAFGTNVVIDSDGPSGSLRREATDAGAPTITVEMGEAHRFQRSLIDRALDGVANVLAEYGVHPDATPTRPAWRTVVTSDQKTWLRADDGGLVEMHCERGDLVEEDDPICTISNPFKTESVRVNAPFTGLLVGVLENPVVYPGNPLCHLVELDEETTGACRRERERRA from the coding sequence ATGGACACCGAAGCGTTCACCTACGACGGCGGGCGGGTCGACCCCGGAGAGCGCGCGGACATCCGGTACAGCATCAGTGAAACGTACCTCGGGGACCCCATCCGTGTCCCCGTCTCCATCGTCAACGGCGAGGCGGACGGACCGACGGTGTTCCTCACCGCTGCCGCGCACGGCGACGAACTCAACGGTATCGAGGTGGTTCGCGAGGTCGCCTACGAGTGGGACCTCGCGGACCTCCGGGGTACGCTGGTCTGCCTGCCCGTGCTGAACGTCCCCGGGTTCATCGCCCAGCAGCGCTACCTCCCCATCTACGACCGCGACCTGAACCGCTCGTTCCCCGGGAGCGCGGACTCCACGAGCGCCAAGCGCATGGCCAACCGGCTGTTCGAGAACTTCCTCGAGCCGTGTGACGTCGGCCTCGACTTCCACACGTCGACGCGCGGACGCACCAACATGCTCCACGCCCGGGCCGACGTAGCGAACGACGAGGTCGACCGACTCGCCCGCGCGTTCGGCACGAACGTCGTCATCGACAGCGACGGCCCGAGCGGGTCGCTGCGAAGGGAGGCCACGGACGCGGGCGCGCCGACGATTACCGTCGAGATGGGGGAAGCCCACCGGTTCCAGCGCTCGCTCATCGACCGCGCGCTCGACGGCGTGGCGAACGTGCTCGCGGAGTACGGCGTTCACCCCGACGCGACGCCGACCCGTCCGGCGTGGCGGACCGTCGTCACCAGCGACCAGAAGACGTGGCTCCGCGCCGACGACGGCGGCCTCGTCGAGATGCACTGCGAGCGCGGCGACCTGGTCGAGGAAGACGACCCCATCTGCACCATCTCGAACCCGTTCAAGACCGAGAGCGTTCGCGTGAACGCGCCGTTTACCGGCCTGCTCGTCGGCGTCCTCGAGAACCCCGTGGTCTACCCCGGGAACCCGCTCTGTCACCTCGTAGAACTCGACGAGGAGACAACGGGGGCCTGCAGGCGCGAGCGGGAACGTCGCGCGTAG
- a CDS encoding succinate dehydrogenase hydrophobic membrane anchor subunit encodes MAERYSSFSAGSATWTLQRLTAAFLVVVLAFHFFLLHFVHHAYEITFMGSQARMQELGYFVTMVLFLVTATFHGVNGVYNALVNQGLDGTAKRATQVVLGVASLLLVAQGVRVAVVLAGF; translated from the coding sequence ATGGCAGAACGATACTCCTCGTTCAGCGCGGGGTCGGCGACGTGGACGCTCCAGCGCCTCACCGCAGCGTTCCTCGTGGTGGTGCTGGCGTTCCACTTCTTCCTCCTCCATTTCGTCCACCACGCCTACGAGATCACGTTCATGGGCAGTCAGGCGCGTATGCAGGAACTGGGCTACTTCGTCACGATGGTCCTGTTCCTCGTGACGGCGACGTTCCACGGCGTCAACGGCGTCTACAACGCGCTCGTCAACCAGGGACTCGACGGCACGGCCAAGCGCGCGACCCAGGTCGTGCTCGGCGTCGCCAGCCTGCTGCTCGTCGCACAGGGAGTTCGCGTCGCAGTCGTCCTCGCGGGGTTCTAA
- a CDS encoding FAD-binding protein, translating to MYEHDVIVVGGGGTGLRAAIAAHEEGADVAIVTKLHPVRSHTGAAEGGINAALQDGDSWEDHAYDTMKGSDYLADAPAIETFTQTAPEETIQLEHWGMPFSREEDGRVSQRPFGGLSFPRTTYAGAETGHHMLHTLYQQVVKRGIEVYDEWYVTRAAVTDEEDPNDRECHGVVAWDVQTGEVAGFRARQGVVLATGGLGQAYDHTTNAVANTGDGVAMAYRAGVPIEDMEMVQFHPTTLPSTGVLISEGVRGEGGILYNSEGERFMFEYGYATNDGELASRDVVARAELTEVNAGRGVDDEYVHLDMRHLGEDRITDRLENILHLAEDFEGVNGLEEPMPVKPGQHYAMGGIEVDEFGETCIDGLHAAGECACVSLHGANRLGGNALPELIVFGALAGRHAAGTDLGEPQIETGYFDGADTEELDVPTGKPDGEPVEPTADGGIAQSPEAVIERAVDTENERIETLLEREDGVNHADVRADVQESMTENVNVFREEEGLKQALRDIREARERYQDVYVADKSRTFNTDLQHTIETRNLLDVAEAITMGALARDEFRGAHWRAEHQERKDDEWLKHTLVSWNDGDPELWYRPVLLEGNEKTYEPKERSY from the coding sequence ATGTACGAACACGACGTAATCGTTGTCGGCGGCGGCGGCACGGGCCTCCGCGCGGCCATCGCCGCCCACGAGGAAGGCGCAGACGTAGCGATCGTCACGAAACTCCACCCGGTGCGCTCGCACACGGGCGCAGCGGAAGGCGGCATCAACGCCGCGCTCCAGGACGGCGACTCCTGGGAGGACCACGCGTACGACACGATGAAGGGGTCGGACTACCTCGCCGACGCCCCCGCCATCGAGACGTTCACGCAGACCGCTCCCGAGGAAACCATCCAGCTAGAGCACTGGGGGATGCCCTTCTCCCGCGAAGAGGACGGCCGCGTCAGTCAGCGACCGTTCGGCGGCCTGTCGTTCCCGCGAACCACGTACGCGGGCGCCGAGACCGGCCACCACATGCTCCACACGCTGTACCAGCAGGTCGTCAAACGGGGCATCGAGGTGTACGACGAGTGGTACGTCACGCGCGCTGCGGTCACCGACGAGGAGGACCCGAACGACCGCGAGTGCCACGGCGTCGTCGCGTGGGACGTCCAGACCGGCGAGGTCGCGGGCTTCCGCGCGCGCCAGGGCGTCGTCCTCGCAACGGGTGGCCTCGGGCAGGCCTACGACCACACCACGAACGCGGTCGCAAACACCGGCGACGGCGTCGCGATGGCGTATCGCGCGGGCGTCCCCATCGAGGACATGGAGATGGTCCAGTTCCACCCCACGACGCTCCCGTCGACGGGTGTCCTCATCAGTGAGGGTGTGCGCGGCGAGGGTGGCATCCTCTACAACTCGGAGGGCGAGCGGTTCATGTTCGAGTACGGCTACGCCACCAACGACGGCGAACTCGCGTCCCGCGACGTCGTCGCGCGCGCCGAACTCACCGAGGTGAACGCGGGTCGCGGCGTCGACGACGAGTACGTCCACCTCGACATGCGTCACCTCGGCGAGGACCGCATCACCGACCGCCTCGAGAACATCCTCCACCTCGCGGAGGACTTCGAGGGCGTGAACGGCCTCGAGGAGCCGATGCCGGTCAAGCCCGGCCAGCACTACGCGATGGGCGGCATCGAGGTCGACGAGTTCGGCGAGACGTGCATCGACGGCCTTCACGCCGCCGGCGAGTGCGCGTGTGTGAGCCTCCACGGCGCGAACCGCCTCGGCGGCAACGCGCTCCCGGAACTCATCGTGTTCGGGGCGCTCGCGGGCCGGCACGCCGCCGGCACGGATCTCGGCGAACCCCAGATCGAGACCGGCTACTTCGACGGTGCGGACACCGAGGAACTCGACGTGCCGACGGGCAAACCCGACGGCGAACCCGTCGAACCGACCGCCGACGGCGGCATCGCACAGAGCCCGGAGGCCGTCATCGAGCGCGCCGTCGACACCGAGAACGAACGCATCGAGACGCTCCTCGAGCGCGAGGACGGCGTGAACCACGCCGACGTGCGCGCGGACGTCCAGGAGTCGATGACGGAGAACGTCAACGTGTTCCGGGAGGAAGAAGGGCTCAAGCAGGCGCTTCGCGACATCCGGGAGGCCCGAGAGCGCTACCAGGACGTCTACGTCGCGGACAAGTCCCGGACGTTCAACACCGACCTCCAGCACACCATCGAGACGCGCAACCTCCTCGACGTCGCCGAGGCCATCACGATGGGCGCGCTCGCCCGCGACGAGTTCCGGGGCGCGCACTGGCGCGCGGAACACCAGGAACGGAAGGACGACGAGTGGCTCAAGCACACGCTCGTCTCCTGGAACGACGGCGACCCCGAACTCTGGTACCGCCCGGTGCTCCTCGAGGGCAACGAGAAGACCTACGAGCCGAAGGAGCGCTCGTACTGA
- a CDS encoding XapX domain-containing protein translates to MNTAFVVLATLTGLMVGALFAYLRIPVPAPPSLAGVMGIVGIWLGYRLVHYFGMGFDVVDALGL, encoded by the coding sequence ATGAACACCGCCTTCGTCGTGCTGGCGACGCTCACCGGCCTGATGGTCGGCGCGCTGTTCGCGTACCTCCGCATCCCGGTTCCCGCGCCGCCGAGTCTCGCCGGCGTGATGGGTATCGTCGGCATCTGGCTCGGCTATCGACTCGTCCACTACTTCGGGATGGGGTTCGACGTGGTGGACGCGCTCGGCCTGTAG
- a CDS encoding succinate dehydrogenase/fumarate reductase iron-sulfur subunit — MSTQTPETESETETEAEAETERPSTSAAQEERMAEKRERAERRAADEAADALEIEGETIELKVFRYDPEIEGKQEPRFDSFAVPFEQGMTVLDALIFARDEYDSSLTFRHSCRQAVCGSDAFFINGSQRLGCQTQLSDLDSPVRVEPLPHQDVVKDLVVEMEHFYDQMESVQPFFDPDELPEGELEEQRQSPENRENVKLSTRCIWCGACMSSCNIAAGDNQYLGPAAINAAYRFYMDEREGEQKRRERLEIIEQEHGVWRCQTQFSCTNVCPKDIPLTEHIQELKREAVKSNLKFW, encoded by the coding sequence ATGAGTACGCAAACACCGGAAACCGAATCCGAGACCGAAACCGAGGCCGAAGCGGAGACCGAACGACCCTCGACCAGCGCCGCCCAGGAGGAGCGCATGGCCGAGAAGCGCGAGCGCGCCGAGCGCCGCGCGGCCGACGAGGCCGCCGACGCCCTGGAGATCGAGGGCGAGACAATCGAACTGAAGGTGTTCCGCTACGACCCCGAAATAGAGGGCAAGCAGGAACCCCGCTTCGACTCCTTCGCCGTGCCCTTCGAGCAGGGGATGACGGTGCTCGACGCGCTCATCTTCGCGCGCGACGAGTACGACTCCAGTCTCACGTTCCGGCACTCCTGCCGGCAGGCGGTCTGTGGGTCGGACGCGTTCTTCATCAACGGTAGCCAGCGACTCGGCTGCCAGACACAGCTCTCGGACCTCGACTCGCCGGTCCGCGTCGAACCGCTCCCCCACCAGGACGTCGTGAAGGACCTCGTGGTGGAGATGGAGCACTTCTACGACCAGATGGAGTCCGTCCAGCCGTTCTTCGACCCGGACGAACTCCCCGAGGGCGAACTCGAGGAGCAGCGCCAGTCCCCGGAGAACCGGGAGAACGTCAAGCTATCGACGCGTTGTATCTGGTGTGGCGCGTGCATGTCCTCGTGTAACATCGCCGCAGGCGACAACCAGTACCTCGGCCCGGCGGCCATCAACGCCGCCTACCGGTTCTACATGGACGAACGCGAGGGCGAGCAGAAGCGCCGCGAGCGACTCGAAATCATCGAGCAGGAACACGGCGTCTGGCGGTGCCAGACGCAGTTCTCCTGTACGAACGTCTGTCCGAAGGACATCCCGCTCACGGAGCACATCCAGGAGCTGAAGCGAGAGGCGGTGAAGTCGAATCTAAAATTCTGGTAA
- a CDS encoding 3-hydroxyacyl-CoA dehydrogenase/enoyl-CoA hydratase family protein: protein MDVDDIQTITVLGAGNMGHGIAEVAALAGYDVNLRDIKEEFVQNGYEQIEWSLDKLAEKEQIGDEEADAALDRVTPVVDFEEAVADVDFVVEAVPERMDVKKEVYRELEQYAPEDAVFATNTSSLSITELSEVTERPEQFCGMHFFNPPVRMQLVEVIAGAHTHDEVLDVTEDLAEAMGKTPVRVRKDSPGFIVNRILVPLLNEAAWLVHDDVATVAEVDSTTKYDMGLPMGSFELADQVGIDVSYDVLDYMEDVLGAAYEPCPLLEEKVDAEELGKKTGVGFYDYDDGGAEVPSDEIRDDVADRLTAVMANEVAKLVGGDVADPPEIDEAVMLGAGFPEGPAKMADEAGVDGLHETLADLYEETGAARYEPSEELERLAESGEQFYPETGNDGDAGEAAEFSAVAVSIRDGVGHIELDRPHRMNTISEELLDDLSRAIDLLEDDEDVRSLLLTGAGEKAFSAGADVQSMAGSADPLDAVELSRKGQRTFGKLESCDLPVVAGIDGYCLGGGMELSMCADLRVASRRSTLGQPEHNLGLLPGWGGTQRLKHIVGEGRAKEIIFTADRYEASEMADYGFVNELVGNDELADHAYDLAHDLAQGPPIAQKYTKRAMLAGRDSTDAGLEAEAQAFGQLMNTDDLMEGVTAFMGDRDPEFEGE from the coding sequence ATGGACGTCGACGACATCCAGACCATCACGGTGCTCGGTGCGGGGAACATGGGCCACGGCATCGCCGAGGTCGCGGCGCTCGCCGGCTACGACGTGAACCTCCGTGACATCAAGGAGGAGTTCGTACAGAACGGCTACGAGCAGATCGAGTGGTCGCTCGACAAACTCGCCGAGAAGGAACAGATCGGCGACGAGGAGGCCGACGCCGCGCTCGACCGCGTCACACCCGTCGTCGACTTCGAGGAGGCGGTCGCCGACGTCGACTTCGTGGTCGAGGCGGTGCCCGAGCGGATGGACGTCAAGAAGGAGGTGTACCGGGAACTCGAACAGTACGCGCCCGAGGACGCCGTCTTCGCGACGAACACCTCGAGTCTCTCCATCACGGAACTCTCGGAAGTGACCGAGCGCCCCGAGCAGTTCTGCGGGATGCACTTCTTCAACCCGCCGGTGCGCATGCAACTCGTTGAGGTCATCGCGGGCGCTCACACCCACGACGAAGTGCTCGACGTCACCGAGGACCTCGCGGAGGCGATGGGGAAGACCCCGGTCCGCGTGCGCAAGGACTCCCCGGGGTTCATCGTGAACCGCATCCTCGTTCCGCTCCTGAACGAGGCGGCGTGGCTCGTCCACGACGACGTCGCCACCGTCGCGGAGGTCGACTCCACGACGAAGTACGACATGGGGCTCCCGATGGGGTCGTTCGAACTCGCCGACCAGGTCGGCATCGACGTCTCCTACGACGTGCTCGACTACATGGAGGACGTGCTCGGGGCGGCCTACGAGCCGTGTCCGCTCCTCGAGGAGAAGGTCGACGCCGAGGAACTCGGGAAGAAGACGGGCGTGGGCTTCTACGACTACGACGACGGCGGCGCCGAGGTGCCGAGCGACGAGATCCGCGATGACGTCGCGGACCGCCTCACGGCGGTGATGGCCAACGAGGTGGCGAAACTCGTCGGCGGCGACGTCGCGGACCCGCCGGAGATCGACGAGGCCGTGATGCTCGGCGCGGGCTTCCCGGAGGGCCCGGCGAAGATGGCCGACGAGGCCGGCGTCGATGGTCTCCACGAGACGCTCGCCGACCTGTACGAGGAGACCGGCGCGGCGCGCTACGAACCGTCCGAGGAACTTGAACGCCTCGCCGAAAGCGGCGAGCAGTTCTACCCCGAGACGGGCAACGACGGTGACGCCGGCGAAGCCGCGGAGTTCAGCGCTGTCGCCGTGTCGATTCGTGACGGCGTCGGCCACATCGAACTCGACCGCCCGCACCGCATGAACACCATCAGCGAGGAGTTGCTCGACGACCTCTCGCGCGCTATCGACCTGCTGGAGGACGACGAGGACGTGCGCTCGCTCCTGCTCACGGGCGCCGGCGAGAAGGCGTTCTCCGCGGGCGCGGACGTCCAGTCGATGGCGGGGAGCGCGGACCCACTCGACGCCGTGGAACTCTCCCGGAAGGGCCAGCGCACGTTCGGCAAACTCGAGTCGTGTGACCTGCCCGTGGTCGCGGGCATCGACGGCTACTGTCTCGGCGGCGGGATGGAGCTCTCGATGTGCGCGGACCTCCGCGTGGCGTCCCGGCGCAGCACGCTCGGGCAGCCTGAACACAATCTCGGCCTGCTCCCGGGGTGGGGTGGCACGCAGCGTCTGAAACACATCGTCGGCGAGGGCCGCGCGAAGGAGATCATCTTCACGGCCGACCGGTACGAGGCCTCGGAGATGGCCGACTACGGCTTCGTGAACGAACTCGTCGGCAACGACGAGCTCGCGGACCACGCGTACGACCTCGCCCACGACCTCGCGCAGGGGCCGCCCATCGCACAGAAGTATACGAAGCGCGCGATGCTCGCGGGCCGCGACTCGACGGACGCCGGCCTGGAGGCCGAGGCACAGGCGTTCGGCCAGTTGATGAACACGGACGACCTGATGGAGGGCGTCACGGCGTTCATGGGCGACCGCGACCCCGAGTTCGAGGGGGAGTGA
- the sdhC gene encoding succinate dehydrogenase, cytochrome b556 subunit: MSQSYDRGLIEDFGRWREFSAGMWAWVFHKFTGWVLIGYLFTHIAVLSTSFQGATTYNNTLTGLESLAVVRLMEVGLLAVAVFHILNGVRLLFVDLGVGLESQDKSFYASLVLTGVIVVASVPTFLSGVF; encoded by the coding sequence ATGAGTCAGTCGTACGACCGAGGCCTCATTGAGGACTTCGGCCGGTGGCGGGAGTTCTCGGCCGGGATGTGGGCCTGGGTGTTTCACAAGTTCACGGGGTGGGTACTCATCGGGTACCTCTTCACCCACATCGCCGTCCTGAGCACGTCGTTCCAGGGCGCGACGACGTACAACAACACGCTGACCGGATTGGAGAGTCTCGCGGTCGTCCGCCTCATGGAGGTCGGCCTGCTCGCGGTCGCCGTCTTCCACATTCTCAACGGCGTCCGCCTGCTGTTCGTCGACCTCGGGGTCGGCCTCGAATCGCAGGACAAGAGCTTCTACGCGTCGCTCGTTCTCACCGGCGTCATCGTCGTGGCGAGCGTGCCGACGTTCCTCTCGGGGGTGTTTTAG
- a CDS encoding DNA-3-methyladenine glycosylase family protein, translating to MTDPHDALREDDLLGPLVAEHGELELDPWEDTFQRLVVSILRQQVSMASAAAIRERLFENFEVTPEGIVAADPEALQDVGLSGQKADYVQHIADAYLEEGYDREYFAALSDEDVVAELTDIHGVGEWTAEMFLMFALGREDVFPVGDLGIRKGMQELMDATANADAPTDPTRAEMRSFAERWRPHRSYASLYVWRAYEG from the coding sequence ATGACCGACCCGCACGACGCGCTCCGCGAGGACGACCTCCTCGGGCCGCTCGTCGCCGAGCACGGCGAACTCGAACTCGACCCGTGGGAGGACACGTTCCAGCGCCTCGTCGTCTCGATTCTCCGCCAGCAGGTGTCGATGGCTTCGGCCGCGGCCATCCGCGAGCGCCTGTTCGAGAACTTCGAGGTGACCCCCGAGGGAATCGTCGCCGCCGACCCCGAGGCCCTGCAGGACGTCGGGTTGTCCGGCCAGAAGGCCGACTACGTCCAGCACATCGCCGACGCCTACCTGGAGGAGGGCTACGACCGCGAGTACTTCGCCGCGCTCTCGGACGAGGACGTGGTCGCGGAACTCACCGACATCCACGGCGTCGGTGAGTGGACCGCGGAGATGTTCCTCATGTTCGCGCTCGGCCGGGAGGACGTGTTCCCGGTCGGCGACCTCGGCATCCGGAAGGGGATGCAGGAACTGATGGACGCTACCGCGAACGCAGACGCTCCCACGGACCCGACTCGCGCCGAGATGCGGTCGTTCGCGGAGCGCTGGCGGCCCCACCGCTCGTACGCCTCGCTGTACGTCTGGCGGGCGTACGAAGGGTGA
- a CDS encoding RimK/LysX family protein: MDDSVSVGVLSLHSSKETKAIVNAVDALGHTGVWLREQNLVVDIEDGHPTLEPDVDVVANRLLLSKTEQPCELLGLAKTVSRLRPTLNRPENVLVAFHKFAAATALAESDVRLPDATLALDADRLNREKTKYGEEAVYKTAIGTHGGGTWKIRADEQVNPRVGDRYAFLQELIERDEQRHRDLRIYVVDGDVIGAMRRYAPENDWRTNVALGGDVESVTDLPEAAEAMAVEAADTIGLDYAGVDLVEGADGWYLLEVNPTAGFKGLFRAADVSPAPYVAKLAIETAGGSVDDEEVTRLARTLDDSMPPDVTETPGREHETSIIGYTEEVLVSGTSGTERVLAKSDTGASRTSIDTRLAAQIGAGPIKSMTKVKSGSVKSGKARPVVDIVVGIGGDRHTVAASLADRAHMDYPLLLGRDILEHYQVDVRRRSERDEKAVEEE; the protein is encoded by the coding sequence ATGGACGACTCCGTCTCAGTAGGCGTTCTCAGCCTCCACAGCAGCAAGGAGACGAAGGCCATCGTGAACGCGGTCGACGCACTCGGCCACACCGGCGTGTGGCTCCGCGAGCAGAACCTCGTCGTCGACATCGAGGACGGCCACCCCACGCTCGAACCCGACGTCGACGTCGTGGCCAACCGACTGCTCCTCTCGAAGACCGAACAGCCCTGCGAGTTGCTCGGGCTGGCGAAGACGGTGAGCAGACTCCGGCCGACGCTGAACCGCCCGGAGAATGTGCTCGTGGCGTTCCACAAGTTCGCCGCGGCGACCGCGCTCGCGGAGTCGGACGTTCGTCTACCGGACGCCACGCTCGCGCTCGACGCCGACCGCCTCAACCGGGAGAAGACGAAATACGGCGAAGAGGCGGTGTACAAGACCGCCATCGGCACACACGGCGGCGGGACGTGGAAGATACGCGCCGACGAGCAGGTGAACCCGCGCGTTGGTGACCGCTACGCGTTCCTCCAGGAACTCATCGAGCGCGACGAACAGCGCCACCGCGACCTCCGGATCTACGTCGTGGACGGCGACGTCATCGGCGCGATGCGGCGGTACGCGCCGGAGAACGACTGGCGCACGAACGTCGCGCTCGGCGGCGACGTCGAGAGCGTGACCGACCTCCCGGAGGCGGCCGAGGCGATGGCGGTAGAAGCCGCCGACACCATCGGCCTCGACTACGCGGGCGTCGACCTCGTGGAGGGCGCCGACGGCTGGTATCTCCTCGAGGTGAACCCGACGGCGGGGTTCAAAGGGCTGTTCCGCGCGGCCGACGTGAGTCCAGCGCCGTACGTCGCGAAACTCGCCATCGAGACAGCGGGCGGGTCGGTCGACGACGAGGAGGTAACGCGGCTCGCGCGAACGCTCGACGACTCCATGCCGCCGGACGTCACGGAGACGCCGGGGCGCGAGCACGAAACGAGCATCATCGGCTACACGGAGGAGGTGCTGGTTTCGGGCACGAGTGGGACCGAGCGCGTGCTCGCGAAGTCCGACACGGGCGCCTCGCGCACCAGCATCGACACCCGACTCGCCGCCCAGATCGGCGCCGGCCCGATCAAGTCGATGACGAAGGTGAAATCCGGGAGCGTCAAATCCGGGAAGGCCCGCCCCGTCGTGGACATTGTCGTCGGCATCGGAGGAGACCGCCACACTGTCGCGGCGTCGCTCGCGGACCGCGCGCACATGGACTACCCGCTGTTGCTCGGGCGGGACATCCTCGAGCACTACCAGGTGGACGTGCGTCGGCGCTCCGAGCGCGACGAGAAGGCCGTCGAGGAGGAGTGA